AGCCACTACAACGTCACCATGGGACCCGCGTTGACAGCCCCCCGACCGGTCAGATCCGCATCGGTTTGTTGTCAAGGTAATTGAGGATTCCGCGGACCAGGCGGTAAATCCACCAGATCGTCACCGCGAACAGAATCAGGAAGCCGACGAAGATCAGGGTGGTGATGCCGCCGATGACCACCCACACCAGGCTCCACCAGAAGGTCCGGATCATCCAGCGATGGTGGGATCGCGCGAATTCGCTGGTGACTTCGTTGACCCGGATGTGGTTGATGATGATGCCGACGATGGCCGTGAGCCCGGTGAACGAGCCCAGCACATGCAGGATGTAGGCGATCATCACGCCCTGCTTTTCGTTTTCAGGAATCCCCGTTTCGCTGACTGCTTCCATTTCCCCATCCCCTTTGGTTTTCATCGGAACCGATCTCTGCCGAATGTTCGGCATGCGGGCGTGCCGAGGTCAAGCTTTGCGAATGCCTGCGCTGATAACCAGTGCACAAGACAAAGGCGGCCCGTGGCCGCCTTTGCAAGACCGGATCGGTGTCCGGTGAAGCGATCGATGCTCGCGTTCAGCCCTTGTAGGCCTCGATCGACTTGACGATCTCGGCCTTGGCCGCAGCCGCGTCGCGCCAGCCCGAAACCTTGACCCACTTGCCGTATTCGAGATCCTTGTAGCGCTCGTAGAAGTGCTTGATCTCATCGAGCTTGCGCGCCGGCACGTTGGCCAGATCCTTGATGTCCGCGTAGTAGTTGGTGGAGACCTTGTCGGTCGGCACGGCCAGAATCTTGGCGTCCAGGCCGCTTTCGTCCTCGGTGTCCAGTACGGCGACCGCGCGGCATTTGATGATGCTGCCGGGCACGATCGGGTGCGGGGTCATCACCAGCACGTCGACCGGATCGCCATCGTCGTACAGGGTCTTGGGCACGAAACCGTAGCTCGCCGGGTAGCTCATCGCCACGTTCATGAAGCGGTCGACCGACAGCAGGCCGGTTTCCTTGTCCACTTCGTACTTGACCGGCGGGCCGTAGGCCGCGATCTCGATGACAACGTTGAATTCTTCGGGCGCCTTGCTGCCCGGGCCGAGTGCTTCGAATCCCATGCGGATGATCCCTATGCTGTGCGTGCTTTGGTGTTTGGCCGGCTAGGATACTGAATCCGCCGCTACCACTGCATCAGTCGTCGGCGGTCCAATGGCCGCATTGACGCCGTCCCGTGGCTCCGGGTACCGTTCAGCCTGCCTTTGTGCTGGATGAGGCATCGAAATTCGGTCTGCTTGGACCGTCCGCGCCGGATCGGCGCTCGAAATTCATACGACTTAGAAGAACATGAGCATGCGCATCGTACTGCTGGGCGCGCCCGGCTCCGGAAAAGGCACGCAGGGCGAGAAGCTGGTGGACCATTTCGGGATTCCAAAGATTTCCACGGGCGACGCGCTGCGCGCCGCCGTCAAGGCCGGCACGGAGCTGGGCCTCAAGGCCAAGGCCGCCATGGATGCGGGCCGGCTGGTCGACAATTCGATCGTCAACGGCATCGTCAAGGCGCGTCTGGGCGAACCCGATGCGCGCAAGGGCTTCATTCTGGACGGCTTTCCGCGAAACGCGGCGCAGGCCGACACGCTGGCGGAGATGCTGGCGGACCTCGGCCAGCCGTCGGTCGACAAGGCCGTGCACCTCAAGGTCGATGACGAGGAGATCGTGCGTCGCCTGCTCGACCGGGCCGAGAAGGAAGGTCGCGCCGACGACAAGGAAGCGGTGATTCGTCACCGCATCGACGTCTACAACGCCGAAACCGCGCCGCTGCTGGACTTCTATGGGCAGCAGGGCAAGGTCGTGGCGGTCGAGGGAATCGGCACGGTCGACGAGATTTTCGAGCGCATCCTCAAGTCGCTGGGCGCCTGAGGCGGTTCCCGCACACATGCTGACGCCGGTGGGTTCCCTGCGGACCCGCCGGCATTTTTTTTCAGTGCGGTGCCGACAAGGCCTGTAGCAGCGCACCACCGATCAGTTCCCGGCGCCAGCCCCGCAGCGGTGCGATATCCGCCGATTCCCCCGCATGCAGCAGGGCTTCCAGGTCGGAGCGCCGCGCCAGCAGGCTGGGCGGCACCGCCAGCACCTGCGCGCGTTCACGCACGACCGCCTGCAGGGACTGCAGCGCGGACTTGTAGGCCGCATCGGGGCGTTCGTCCGCGACCAATGGCTGATCGCTGCGGGTGGCGCCAGCCAGCACCTCCAGCAACACGGCACCGTGGCGCTCGCGCGTCGTCGCCGGCAGATCGCCGACCGCGGCCAGATCATCGAGGCTGTCCGGTGCGCGAACCGCCAGCGCGTACAGCGCATCGTCGGACAGCATCCAGCGTCTCGGGCGGTTGCGTTCGACGGCGCGCCGCTCGCGCCAGTCGGCCAGGGCGGCGGCGCGGTGCTGCGCCACCGGGGGCAGCCGGGCGAGTCCGCGCAGGCGCTTCCAGGCGTCCTCAGGTTCGGTGCGATACATCGCCGGGTCGGTGAGGGCGGCGCAGTCGGCTTCCAGCCATTCGATGCGGCCACTGCTGTCGAGGCGGCGCAGCAGTTCCGGGTAGATCACCGCGAGATGACGCACATCGTCAGCGGCGTATTCGATCGCCGGCTGCGGGATCGGCCGCTTCGCCCAGTTGGTGCGCGAAAGACTCTTGTCGACCTCGATGTCCAGCATCGCCTTGACCAGCCCGGCATAGCCGATCTGGTCGCCGATGCCGAGGATCGTCGCGGCCACCTGGGTATCGAACAGCGGTCGTGGGCAGTCGCCCGAAAGCTCGGCGAAGATTTCGTAGTCCTGACTGGCGGAGTGCAGCACCTTGACGATGCGCTCGTCGGCCAGCAGCGGCCACAGCGGCGCGAGGTCCACGGCCAGCGTGTCGATGCAGGCGGCGGTTTCGCCATCACCGATCTGCACCAGACACAGTCTGGCGTGATAGGTATCCTCGCGGACGAACTCGGTATCCACCGCCAGCCAGTCGCGCGTCTTCCAGACGGCGATGGCACTTTCGAGCGCGGCGGGGGTGTCGATGATCAGGGTGGGTACGGCAATCGATACGGTCATGAACGGTAGAATACCGCCTCTCGCACCCACGACAGAGATCGATAACCTCCATGCTAGCCCGTGTCGCCTGGATCACGGCGCAACTGATGCGCTTCAAGGCCGGTCCCCAGGACTTCGTCTACGCCCGTGGTCTGAGTCTGCCGATTGCACTGTTCGCGGCGTTCGTCAACTTCCTGCAGCTGAGCATCACCATGCCCACCGGCGTGGCGGTGGTCGAATCGGTGGTAGTGGTGCTGGTGACGATTGCATTCACTCAGTTCGTGCTGCAGTTCAAGCGGTTCACCAGCCGTGCACAGCAGACCGTGAACAGCCTGCTGTGCACGGACATCGTGTTCAAGCTGTTGCTGCTGCCGGTGCTGTTCTGGATCGGTCCCGATGTGTTGCGCCAGTTCTCCGAAAATCCGCAGATGCTGGAACAGGGACAGGTGCCGGGAGCGCCGATGATGGTGCTGTTCGCGCTGTCACTGTGGAACCTGGCGGTGTCGGCGCACATCTACCGCTGCGCGCTGGAAATCGGAATCTTCATGGGCGTGGGCATCACGCTGGCCGGCACATTCATGTTGTACAGCCTGCTCGGCGCGGTCGCGCAGATGTTGGGACTGGGGGCGAGCAGCCCCTGATGCACCTTCACATCCTCGGAATATGCGGCACTTTCATGGCCGGTATCGCGGCGCTGGCGCGCGAGGCCGGGCATCGCGTGACCGGATCGGATGCCAATGCCTGGCCACCGATGTCCACCCAGCTCCAGGCACAGGGCATCGAGCTGATGTCGGGCTATGCGCCCGAGCATCTGCAACCGGCTCCGGATGTGGTGGTGGTGGGCAACGTCATCACGCGCGGCAATCCGGCGATCGAATACGTGCTCGATCAGGGGCTGCCATATGTTTCCGGGCCGCAATGGCTGGCCGAACACGTGCTGGCCGGCCGCCATGTGCTGGCCGTGGCCGGCACCCACGGCAAGACCACGACATCCAGCCTGCTGGCCTGGCTGCTGGACAACGCGGGCCTGGAGCCGGGCTTTCTGATCGGTGGGGTGCCGATGAACTTCGGCATTTCGGCGCGGCTCGGCGCCGGCAAATACTTCGTCGTGGAAGCGGACGAATACGACACCGCGTTCTTCGACAAGCGCAGCAAGTTCGTGCACTACCGTCCGCGCACCTGCGTGCTCAACAATCTCGAATTCGACCACGCCGACATCTTTCCGGACCTCGCCAGCATCGAACGCCAGTTCCACCACCTGATCCGCACGGTGCCGCGCAGCGGGCGGCTGATCGTCAACGGCGCCGACGCCAATCTCGCGCGGGTGCTGGAGATGGGATGCTGGAGCGAGACCGAATACTTCGATGCCGATTCCGGATGGCACGCGACAGAGACGGACGGTGGTTTCGAGCTGCACCAGGGCGAGCGGAATCATGGCGCGGTGACGACACCAATGGCCGGACTGCACAATCGCAGCAATGCGCTGGCGGCGATCGCCGCGGCCGCACACCTGGGCGTGTTGCCCCGCCAGGCCGCCGATGCGCTGAGCCGCTTCCGCAATACCCGCCGTCGCTTGGAACTGCGTGGCGAGGCTCGCGGGGTGCAGGTCTATGACGACTTTGCGCATCACCCTACGGCGATTCGTGTGACGGTCGACGCCCTGCTCCGGCAAGCCGGCGGGCGGGTGCTGGCCGTGCTCGAGCCGCGCTCCAATACCATGCGTCTGGGTTCGCACCAGGCCGAACTTTCCGATTCACTGAGCCAGGCCGACGTCTGTTTCGTCTATGCCCGACCGGACCTGAAATGGAACGCGCAGGCGGCGCTGGCCTCGCTGGCGGACAAGCTGCATGTGGCCGCTACGCTGGACCAACTCGTTGCGGCCGTTGTGCACGAAGCGCGCCCGACAGACCGCATACTCGTCATGAGCAACGGCGATTTCGGTGGTGTGCATCAAAAGCTGCTGGACGCCCTTTCGACTTCAGGACAGACATGAGCCAACTTCCCCAACGCCAAGCCCTGCCGGACCGCGCCGAACTCGAACGCCGCCTCGGCGCCGTGCTGGACGCGGCGCGCAAGGGCGGCGCCACCGCCGCCGACGCCGGCGTGTCGGTGAGCCGCGCCCTGACCGTGAACGTGCGCAATGCCGAGGTCGAATCGGTGGAATTCCAGCGTGACCGCGACCTGTCTCTGACGGTGCATGTCGGCCAGCGCAGCGGCTCGGCCAGCACCAGCGACTTTTCCGACGCCGGCCTCGCTTCCACGGTCGACGCCGCGCTGGCGATTGCGCGCGCCTCCGGAGAGGACCCGTATTCGGGGCTGGCCGATGCCGAACTGATGGCCACGGAATTTCCGGATCTGGATCTGTTCCATCCCTGGGACATCACGCCGGAGCAGGCCATCGAGATTGCCAGCGAATGCGAAGCTGCCGCGCGCGCCGTCGACGCACGCATCACGCGCAGCGAGGGTGCCGGCGTCGATACGCGCGAATCCGTGCAGATCTACGGCAACACCCATGGCTTCATCGGCGAACGACGAGGCACGTCCCACCAGATGAGTTGTTCGGTGATCGCCGAGGCCGACGGCATGATGCAGCGCGACTACTGGTACAGCGCTGGCCGCGTGCCTGACAAGCTCGACAGCGCCGAGTCGATCGGGCGCCGCGCCGGCGAACGCACGGTGTCGCGGCTCGGTGCCAAGTCGCTCTCCACGCGCGAGGCGCCGGTGCTGTTCGTGCCGGAGCTGGCACGTGGCCTGTTCGGGCATTTCACATCCGGTATTTCCGGCAGCGCCCTGTACCGCAAGACCAGCTTCCTGCTCGACAAGCTTGGCGAGCAGGTGTTCTCACCGATCGTGAACCTCTCGCAGCGGCCGTTCATCAAGGCCGGTCCCAGCAGCGCCGCCTTCGACCAGGAAGGCGTCGCCACGCGTGAGCGTGTGCTGATCGAAAACGGCGTGATCCAGGGCTGGCTTCTGTCCAGCTACTCCGCACGACGCCTGGGCTTGCAGACCACCGGCAACGCCGGCGGCACCTACAATCTGCTGGCGAATCCCGGCGAACAGGACTTCAAGGCCCTGCTGCGCGACATGGGCGAAGGCTTCGTCGTGACAGAGCTGATGGGACAGGGCGTGAACCTCGTCACCGGCGACTATTCGCGCGGTGCCGCCGGATTCTGGGTCGAGAACGGCGAAATCGCCTTCCCGGTCCGCGAAGTCACGATCGCCGGCAATCTGCTCGACATGTTTGCCGGCATCGCCGCGATCGGCAGCGATGTCGATACCCGTGGCGGCATTCAGACCGGGTCCGTATTGATCGACAGGATGACGATCGCCGGAGGCTGATGGTCCTTCAGAAGCCGCCGGTCACCCTCAGCCGAACACCGCCGAAGTCTGTCGGCTGACGGCGGCAAATCGGCCGTCCGGCAACCACAGGCGGGCGTCCCGGATTACGCACGCGGTGCGGGCACGCTGGTGCTGGCGTATCAATCAGGCTTCTACTTCGATGCGAGCAATCCAAGCCTGATCGGGGTTGCGGACCAGCGGCTCAGCCTGAGCGAGGCCGGTGGGGCGCACTTCCAGCGCCTGGGCGTGATCGAAGTCATGTCGCGGACTACGAGCTTGCGATTTCGGGAGACGGTGGCGGGATTCTGGTCGCCACCGATGATGCTTCCGCTGGCGGCACGGTGTTCGTGCGTGCCGATCGCCTCAGTCCGTAGCGGCGTTCACGACCGCCACTGCACGAACTGATCGAGCGGCAGTCGGCGCGCGCGCAGGCGATTGACCGGCGCGTCCGGGTCGGCGTGGCCGATCGCCATGCCGCAAAACAGCATCCATTCCCTGGGCGGCGAGAGCTGCGCCGCGATTTCGCGGTGATAGACCGACCAGCATTCCTGCGCGCAGCTGTCGAGCCCGCGCTCGCGCAGCAACAGCATCACGGTTTGCAGGTACATGCCCAGGTCCGACCATTGCGGCGGCCCCATGCCGCGATCGACGTAGCAGAACAGGGCGACCGGGGCGCCGAAGAAGCGGTAGTTGTTGGCGAACTGTTGCAGACGGGCGGTCTTGTCCTCGCGTGCGATGCCGAGTTCGGCGTACATCGCTTCGCCCACGGCGTAACGCTCGCTGCGGTACGGCTCGCCGAGCGGTGAGGGATAAACCTCGTAGTCCAACGGCAGGTCCGGTGTCGGATGCGTGTTCAGCCGCAGCTGGATCGCGTCCTTGAGGCGTGACAGTGCATCGCCGCTGAGCACGTACAGGCGCCAGGGCTGGAGGTTGCCGCCGGAGGGTGCGCGGGCGGCGCGCTCCAGCACCTCGCGCAAGATTCCGAGGTCCACGGGCTGGTCCAGAAAGGCGCGCACGCTGCGCCGGCTGTCGACGGCTTCGCTGACGTTCATTGATGGTGCTCCAGGATGTTCATCAGTCAAGCGTTTCGAGCCGGCCGCGCCGCCGCGCCAGCTCGCAGAAGAAGTCCACGTACTGCGCGTGTCCACCGGGAAAGATCATATCCAGCTTCAGGGGATCTTCCGGATCACTGATGCCTTGCAGGGCCGGCCACGGAAACCGGTCGGCACCGGTGTCGCGATTGCGGAGCAGCGCGGCGTCAATACCCGGACGGCGCACTTCGCCGCAACTGCTGTCGATGTAGATCACGCTGTTATCGGTGTCGAAGCGATCGCCCAATTGCTGGACCAGCGTGAGGAAACCGCGATCGCTGCCGCCCCGCAAATGCTCGGTCCGTCCGGTGAGTACCTGAGCCTGGGAGCTGACGGTATCGCCCACGCCGACGATGCGCGGCATGGACGCCGGATCGAAGTGATCCAGTGCGAGCTTGAGCAGCGCGGCATGATCACGGGGCGCCGCCCGGGCGTTGAAGTGTTCGCCCAGCGGGTAGCGACCGGTGTGCTGCCGGTAGTAGTGATTGAGGATTACCAGTACGCCGACTTCCTTGATCGCGCCCTTGAGCATGAACTGGAAGTCGGTGGTGCCGGCATCGTCGCCGTCGCTGTACTTGACGCGTTCCTGGCCATCATCGCCGCGCCCGAGGTTGGGGGCGTAGTGCACGAAGAACGAATCCTGCAACCCGGCCTCCGTCGCCTGCAGCAGCAATTCGCTCATGAAACCGGCGGTGGCTTCCTGTGTCTGCCGATAGAGCCCCGGTCTGTCCGCAAAGTGGTGATAGAGGCCGTTGATGTTGGCGGTTGGCGAGGCCAGGTTGTCGAGGACGCAGGAGCCGACCAGGGGCTCGATTTCGTCGGTCGGCAATGCGTAGGGCGCCTTGCCCAGCAAGGTCCGCAGGAACTGTTCGGTCTTGTGCGGCACGGCGCGCAGGAAATCCAGTTCGGCCTCGCTGACGCCGGGATGCGAGACATGGCCGTAACGGTCCTGCAGTTGCACGCCGCCAGCGGCGAGGCCGGGCAGGTAGAAACCCTGTTCACGCGGATGTTCGGGCGGGTCGAAGGCCTGCTCGACGATGCCGTTGACGCCGCGCTTGCCGATGTGCTCGCCATTGGTCAGTACATAGAAGTGGCCGGCGAGTGTCTGTGTGGCCTCGACATAGCGCCGCTCGATGCGACGCGTCAGCGGATCGCGCACCAGGCTCATGCAGACCCCGTCGAGGTCCTGGATGATCAGCAGGTTTGCGGTGGCGGCGAGCGATTCGAGCAGGCCGGCGTGATCGAGTGAATAGGCTTCGGTCTTGTGGCGCATGGCGTACATGGTAACGCTGGGCGGGCAGTGCCTGAGATCATGAAAAGCATTTGGGTTCGCGCAAAGACGCGAAGACGCCAAGGAAAGGCAAAAGCCTGCTTTTGATCTAACGGCCATGCCGCGAGCGGTGCTCCCTCTCTCGCAAGCGGGCGAGGGTAGGTCGGTATCACGCCGCGCGTGATTCAGGTTAA
This genomic interval from Banduia mediterranea contains the following:
- a CDS encoding DUF4870 family protein, producing the protein MEAVSETGIPENEKQGVMIAYILHVLGSFTGLTAIVGIIINHIRVNEVTSEFARSHHRWMIRTFWWSLVWVVIGGITTLIFVGFLILFAVTIWWIYRLVRGILNYLDNKPMRI
- the ppa gene encoding inorganic diphosphatase, producing MGFEALGPGSKAPEEFNVVIEIAAYGPPVKYEVDKETGLLSVDRFMNVAMSYPASYGFVPKTLYDDGDPVDVLVMTPHPIVPGSIIKCRAVAVLDTEDESGLDAKILAVPTDKVSTNYYADIKDLANVPARKLDEIKHFYERYKDLEYGKWVKVSGWRDAAAAKAEIVKSIEAYKG
- a CDS encoding adenylate kinase; protein product: MSMRIVLLGAPGSGKGTQGEKLVDHFGIPKISTGDALRAAVKAGTELGLKAKAAMDAGRLVDNSIVNGIVKARLGEPDARKGFILDGFPRNAAQADTLAEMLADLGQPSVDKAVHLKVDDEEIVRRLLDRAEKEGRADDKEAVIRHRIDVYNAETAPLLDFYGQQGKVVAVEGIGTVDEIFERILKSLGA
- the rnd gene encoding ribonuclease D, translated to MTVSIAVPTLIIDTPAALESAIAVWKTRDWLAVDTEFVREDTYHARLCLVQIGDGETAACIDTLAVDLAPLWPLLADERIVKVLHSASQDYEIFAELSGDCPRPLFDTQVAATILGIGDQIGYAGLVKAMLDIEVDKSLSRTNWAKRPIPQPAIEYAADDVRHLAVIYPELLRRLDSSGRIEWLEADCAALTDPAMYRTEPEDAWKRLRGLARLPPVAQHRAAALADWRERRAVERNRPRRWMLSDDALYALAVRAPDSLDDLAAVGDLPATTRERHGAVLLEVLAGATRSDQPLVADERPDAAYKSALQSLQAVVRERAQVLAVPPSLLARRSDLEALLHAGESADIAPLRGWRRELIGGALLQALSAPH
- the mpl gene encoding UDP-N-acetylmuramate:L-alanyl-gamma-D-glutamyl-meso-diaminopimelate ligase — protein: MHLHILGICGTFMAGIAALAREAGHRVTGSDANAWPPMSTQLQAQGIELMSGYAPEHLQPAPDVVVVGNVITRGNPAIEYVLDQGLPYVSGPQWLAEHVLAGRHVLAVAGTHGKTTTSSLLAWLLDNAGLEPGFLIGGVPMNFGISARLGAGKYFVVEADEYDTAFFDKRSKFVHYRPRTCVLNNLEFDHADIFPDLASIERQFHHLIRTVPRSGRLIVNGADANLARVLEMGCWSETEYFDADSGWHATETDGGFELHQGERNHGAVTTPMAGLHNRSNALAAIAAAAHLGVLPRQAADALSRFRNTRRRLELRGEARGVQVYDDFAHHPTAIRVTVDALLRQAGGRVLAVLEPRSNTMRLGSHQAELSDSLSQADVCFVYARPDLKWNAQAALASLADKLHVAATLDQLVAAVVHEARPTDRILVMSNGDFGGVHQKLLDALSTSGQT
- the pmbA gene encoding metalloprotease PmbA, whose product is MSQLPQRQALPDRAELERRLGAVLDAARKGGATAADAGVSVSRALTVNVRNAEVESVEFQRDRDLSLTVHVGQRSGSASTSDFSDAGLASTVDAALAIARASGEDPYSGLADAELMATEFPDLDLFHPWDITPEQAIEIASECEAAARAVDARITRSEGAGVDTRESVQIYGNTHGFIGERRGTSHQMSCSVIAEADGMMQRDYWYSAGRVPDKLDSAESIGRRAGERTVSRLGAKSLSTREAPVLFVPELARGLFGHFTSGISGSALYRKTSFLLDKLGEQVFSPIVNLSQRPFIKAGPSSAAFDQEGVATRERVLIENGVIQGWLLSSYSARRLGLQTTGNAGGTYNLLANPGEQDFKALLRDMGEGFVVTELMGQGVNLVTGDYSRGAAGFWVENGEIAFPVREVTIAGNLLDMFAGIAAIGSDVDTRGGIQTGSVLIDRMTIAGG
- a CDS encoding nitroreductase; this encodes MNVSEAVDSRRSVRAFLDQPVDLGILREVLERAARAPSGGNLQPWRLYVLSGDALSRLKDAIQLRLNTHPTPDLPLDYEVYPSPLGEPYRSERYAVGEAMYAELGIAREDKTARLQQFANNYRFFGAPVALFCYVDRGMGPPQWSDLGMYLQTVMLLLRERGLDSCAQECWSVYHREIAAQLSPPREWMLFCGMAIGHADPDAPVNRLRARRLPLDQFVQWRS
- the stpA gene encoding glucosylglycerol 3-phosphatase yields the protein MRHKTEAYSLDHAGLLESLAATANLLIIQDLDGVCMSLVRDPLTRRIERRYVEATQTLAGHFYVLTNGEHIGKRGVNGIVEQAFDPPEHPREQGFYLPGLAAGGVQLQDRYGHVSHPGVSEAELDFLRAVPHKTEQFLRTLLGKAPYALPTDEIEPLVGSCVLDNLASPTANINGLYHHFADRPGLYRQTQEATAGFMSELLLQATEAGLQDSFFVHYAPNLGRGDDGQERVKYSDGDDAGTTDFQFMLKGAIKEVGVLVILNHYYRQHTGRYPLGEHFNARAAPRDHAALLKLALDHFDPASMPRIVGVGDTVSSQAQVLTGRTEHLRGGSDRGFLTLVQQLGDRFDTDNSVIYIDSSCGEVRRPGIDAALLRNRDTGADRFPWPALQGISDPEDPLKLDMIFPGGHAQYVDFFCELARRRGRLETLD